Proteins from a genomic interval of Salvelinus alpinus chromosome 7, SLU_Salpinus.1, whole genome shotgun sequence:
- the LOC139580598 gene encoding interferon gamma receptor 1-like isoform X1, with translation MAGVRIFRISLILVLSQQVVSYVPPPVNVSLICHNFHNVIYWNYSEPSLQPQFNVEMTRKYSGAALVCSNTSLYHCDVSSFTKVILEGYRFILTAVVGQNTNSSEISFTYDDTVDPDLLDVQCSLDFPPVNISAVSDQIIKVQFIHPFHIYKHAIIKDERPDHKEFNYMVITEYHLKQHSFDCSYKQHHVCEAEILVDGEMDRHCIKIKGKMNNVHVSAHQNICIEGKHGDSGPNYTAIYIVIPIVAMVVIAFIVWLIYSKLRSGSFPQPKILASILSHMGSVRSLMLPERAILSEVQTGGSPLLQTPMESLPDETLTVINTPQEEVLHLPIGLKDQEWSDGEVMLPNEGSGSSLQVTRELGLEVKSDFSELSDYDCPHRPVIIPVIEEMSPGDTVTGYKI, from the exons TTCCTCCTCCCGTCAACGTGAGCCTCATCTGCCACAATTTTCACAATGTGATCTATTGGAACTACAgtgaaccatctctgcagccacAGTTCAATGTGGAAATGACAAGAAAATATTCTGG TGCTGCCTTGGTTTGTTCAAACACTTCCCTCTACCACTGCGATGTCTCCTCATTTACCAAAGTAATACTAGAGGGCTACCGTTTCATATTGACTGCTGTTGTTGGACAGAATACCAATTCCTCCGAAATTTCATTCACCTACGATGATACAGTGGATCCAGACCTGTTGGATGTACAGT GCTCATTGGATTTCCCACCTGTCAACATCTCTGCTGTATCCGATCAAATTATCAAAGTTCAATTCATTCACCCGTTTCACATCTACAAACATGCCATCATCAAAGATGAAAGACCGGATCATAAGGAATTTAATTACATGGTTATCACAGAATATCACTTG AAACAACACAGCTTTGACTGCTCCTACAAGCAACACCATGTGTGTGAGGCTGAAATACTAGTCGATGGAGAGATGGATAGGCACTGCATCAAGATCAAAGGAAAAATGAACAATGTTCATGTCTCAGCTCACCAGAACATATGCATTGAGGGGAAGCATGGGGATTCCG GTCCTAACTACACTGCCATCTACATTGTGATCCCTATCGTTGCCATGGTGGTGATTGCGTTCATCGTGTGGCTTATATACAGTAAACTGAGAAGTGGCTCATTCCCTCAACCAAAGATTTTG GCTTCCATACTGTCACATATGGGTTCAGTTAGGTCACTTATGCTCCCTGAGAGAGCCATCCTGAGTGAGGTACAAACAGGTGGCTCCCCCCTGCTGCAGACCCCCATGGAATCTTTGCCAGATGAGACCCTCACAGTCATCAATACCCCCCAGGAAGAGGTCCTCCATCTCCCCATTGGACTGAAGGACCAGGAGTGGAGCGATGGGGAGGTCATGTTGCCTAACGAGGGGTCAGGCTCTTCACTGCAGGTAACGAGAGAGTTGGGACTGGAGGTGAAGAGTGACTTCTCTGAGCTGTCGGACTATGACTGCCCCCATAGACCTGTGATTATTCCTGTGATAGAGGAGATGAGTCCTGGGGACACTGTTACAGGATACAAAATCTGA
- the LOC139580598 gene encoding interferon gamma receptor 1-like isoform X2 codes for MFPPPVNVSLICHNFHNVIYWNYSEPSLQPQFNVEMTRKYSGAALVCSNTSLYHCDVSSFTKVILEGYRFILTAVVGQNTNSSEISFTYDDTVDPDLLDVQCSLDFPPVNISAVSDQIIKVQFIHPFHIYKHAIIKDERPDHKEFNYMVITEYHLKQHSFDCSYKQHHVCEAEILVDGEMDRHCIKIKGKMNNVHVSAHQNICIEGKHGDSGPNYTAIYIVIPIVAMVVIAFIVWLIYSKLRSGSFPQPKILASILSHMGSVRSLMLPERAILSEVQTGGSPLLQTPMESLPDETLTVINTPQEEVLHLPIGLKDQEWSDGEVMLPNEGSGSSLQVTRELGLEVKSDFSELSDYDCPHRPVIIPVIEEMSPGDTVTGYKI; via the exons TTCCTCCTCCCGTCAACGTGAGCCTCATCTGCCACAATTTTCACAATGTGATCTATTGGAACTACAgtgaaccatctctgcagccacAGTTCAATGTGGAAATGACAAGAAAATATTCTGG TGCTGCCTTGGTTTGTTCAAACACTTCCCTCTACCACTGCGATGTCTCCTCATTTACCAAAGTAATACTAGAGGGCTACCGTTTCATATTGACTGCTGTTGTTGGACAGAATACCAATTCCTCCGAAATTTCATTCACCTACGATGATACAGTGGATCCAGACCTGTTGGATGTACAGT GCTCATTGGATTTCCCACCTGTCAACATCTCTGCTGTATCCGATCAAATTATCAAAGTTCAATTCATTCACCCGTTTCACATCTACAAACATGCCATCATCAAAGATGAAAGACCGGATCATAAGGAATTTAATTACATGGTTATCACAGAATATCACTTG AAACAACACAGCTTTGACTGCTCCTACAAGCAACACCATGTGTGTGAGGCTGAAATACTAGTCGATGGAGAGATGGATAGGCACTGCATCAAGATCAAAGGAAAAATGAACAATGTTCATGTCTCAGCTCACCAGAACATATGCATTGAGGGGAAGCATGGGGATTCCG GTCCTAACTACACTGCCATCTACATTGTGATCCCTATCGTTGCCATGGTGGTGATTGCGTTCATCGTGTGGCTTATATACAGTAAACTGAGAAGTGGCTCATTCCCTCAACCAAAGATTTTG GCTTCCATACTGTCACATATGGGTTCAGTTAGGTCACTTATGCTCCCTGAGAGAGCCATCCTGAGTGAGGTACAAACAGGTGGCTCCCCCCTGCTGCAGACCCCCATGGAATCTTTGCCAGATGAGACCCTCACAGTCATCAATACCCCCCAGGAAGAGGTCCTCCATCTCCCCATTGGACTGAAGGACCAGGAGTGGAGCGATGGGGAGGTCATGTTGCCTAACGAGGGGTCAGGCTCTTCACTGCAGGTAACGAGAGAGTTGGGACTGGAGGTGAAGAGTGACTTCTCTGAGCTGTCGGACTATGACTGCCCCCATAGACCTGTGATTATTCCTGTGATAGAGGAGATGAGTCCTGGGGACACTGTTACAGGATACAAAATCTGA